One segment of Castanea sativa cultivar Marrone di Chiusa Pesio chromosome 3, ASM4071231v1 DNA contains the following:
- the LOC142628726 gene encoding uncharacterized protein LOC142628726, with protein MISKNLQTEVPNVTIDESTSLVHDPGMDKQIWEYDANVWDEIRRAYIKLEAIEKAPKNSSYKSPKIQKEILHVFSNKVKKAIREEIGDAKFCLIVDEAHDESMKEQMAIFIRFVDKDGFVRECFFGVVHVPNTTALTLKDEIYSVLSHHSLDIQDIRGQGYEGASNMRGQWNGLKALVSNDCPYAYYIHCFARLLQLALVAASKEVFLVQSFFNRLSSIVNVVGDSCKHTEQLKKAYADQIAYFVEIGELEIGRGINQISTLQRIGDTHWDSIIQELNHRFSKHAVELLNLSSALDPEEARESFRSIDIFLLVNKFYPKDFTDQEMTILKVEVDHYEHNVAWHPDFKKLSISTATTERAFSAMNIIKNRLHNKMEDDFLMDPMILFIEKEIAAKFGT; from the exons ATGA TTTCTAAAAATCTCCAAACAGAGGTTCCAAATGTTACCATTGACGAAAGTACAAGTTTGGTGCATGATCCTGGAATGGATAAGCAAATATGGGAATATGATGCTAATGTATGGGATGAAATTCGACGAGCTTACATTAAGCTTG AAGCGATAGAGAAAGCTCCCAAAAATTCCTCttacaaatcaccaaaaatccaaaaggaaatcttacatgtattttcaaacaAGGTGAAGAAGGCAATTCGTGAAGAAATTGGTGATGCAAAGTTTTGCCTAATTGTTGATGAAGCTCATGATGAGTCAATGAAGGAGCAAATGGCTATTTTTATAAGATTTGTAGACAAAGATGGTTTTGTTCGAGAATGTTTTTTTGGGGTAGTTCATGTCCCCAATACTACGGCATTAACCCTAAAAGATGAAATATATTCTGTCTTGTCACATCATAGTTTGGATATCCAAGATATTCGTGGGCAAGGATATGAAGGTGCAAGCAATATGCGAGGTCAGTGGAATGGATTAAAAGCTTTGGTTTCAAATGATTGTCCATATGCTTACTACATTCATTGTTTTGCACGTCTCTTGCAATTAGCATTAGTGGCAGCATCAAAAGAAGTTTTTCTTgttcaaagtttttttaatagattatcTTCTATTGTCAATGTTGTTGGTGATTCATGCAAGCATACTGAGCAACTAAAAAAAGCTTATGCTGATCAAATTgcatattttgttgaaattggtGAGCTTGAAATTGGAAGAGGAATTAATCAGATTAGCACATTACAACGAATTGGAGATACTCATTGGG ATTCTATAATACAAGAATTAAATCATCGATTTAGTAAGCATGCGGTGGAATTGCTTAATCTTAGTTCAGCTCTTGATCCTGAAGAGGCACGTGAGTCTTTTAGAAGTATAGACATTTTTTTGTTAGTAAACAAGTTTTATCCGAAAGACTTCACAGATCAAGAAATGACAATTTTGAAGGTAGAAGTTGATCATTATGAGCACAATGTAGCTTGGCATCCGGACTTCAAGAAGCTATCAA TTTCTACTGCAACTACAGAGCGAGCATTTTCAGCCATGAATATTATCAAGAATAGGCTTCACAACAAGATGGAAGATGATTTTCTAATGGACCCTATGATTTTGTTCATTGAGAAGGAGATTGCTGCAAAATTTGGTACATAA